In Afipia sp. GAS231, a single window of DNA contains:
- a CDS encoding GCG_CRPN prefix-to-repeats domain-containing protein — translation MKYLFAAAVLVAGTFASFSAANAAGGCGPGWHRGPYGGCQPNRGDVVVVERPAVVVERPPVVVVRPVGRVCPVGFVWAYGRCRPI, via the coding sequence ATGAAGTACCTTTTCGCAGCGGCAGTTTTGGTCGCCGGTACGTTCGCAAGCTTCAGCGCCGCGAATGCCGCGGGCGGATGCGGCCCCGGCTGGCATCGCGGTCCCTATGGCGGATGTCAGCCCAACCGCGGCGACGTTGTCGTCGTCGAGCGGCCGGCGGTCGTTGTCGAACGGCCTCCGGTGGTCGTCGTCCGGCCCGTCGGCCGTGTCTGCCCCGTCGGCTTCGTCTGGGCCTATGGACGCTGCCGCCCGATCTAA
- a CDS encoding GCG_CRPN prefix-to-repeats domain-containing protein — protein sequence MKILAASALAIGLGLAAVSASQAMPVAPLDPARGVSQDVIQIAGGCGPGWHRGPYGGCRPMYNCPPGWHSGPFGRRCFRNW from the coding sequence ATGAAAATACTTGCTGCATCGGCGCTCGCGATCGGGCTTGGTCTGGCTGCGGTCTCGGCGTCGCAGGCGATGCCGGTGGCGCCGCTCGATCCGGCGCGAGGCGTTTCCCAAGATGTGATCCAGATTGCCGGCGGCTGCGGGCCGGGCTGGCATCGCGGTCCCTATGGCGGCTGCCGGCCGATGTACAACTGTCCGCCCGGCTGGCATTCCGGCCCGTTCGGCCGGCGCTGCTTCCGCAACTGGTAA
- a CDS encoding twin-arginine translocation signal domain-containing protein, with amino-acid sequence MERRHFLKLAFGFAAGAAALAASAQAAPLMPQPLQGQLPVNPDAHPAVTSGDEVERLQPEEVRWGRHWGRRHWGWHRRRHWGWRRRHWGWRRRHWGWHRRRWHRRWRRRYW; translated from the coding sequence ATGGAACGCCGGCACTTTCTGAAACTCGCCTTTGGATTCGCAGCGGGAGCCGCGGCGCTCGCCGCCAGCGCGCAGGCCGCGCCGTTGATGCCGCAGCCACTGCAAGGCCAGCTTCCCGTCAACCCGGATGCCCATCCCGCCGTCACGTCAGGCGACGAAGTCGAGCGCCTGCAGCCGGAAGAAGTCCGCTGGGGCCGGCATTGGGGCCGCCGTCACTGGGGCTGGCACCGCCGCCGTCATTGGGGTTGGCGTCGCAGACACTGGGGATGGCGCCGGAGGCACTGGGGCTGGCATCGCCGCCGCTGGCACCGTCGCTGGCGTCGCCGTTACTGGTAA
- a CDS encoding glycerophosphodiester phosphodiesterase family protein: MPTRPRSAILSAFWLLTAILPAAAQTIALPSEAQVGPRPFYLVDKMKDGPLKQQLSQCTGPFHRTGFSVGHRGAALQFPEHSRESYMAAARMGAGVIECDVTFTKDRQLVCRHSQCDLHNTTNILSVPALASKCSQGFSPADPATGKKASAKCCTSDITLAEFKSLTAKMDGFNPDAKTPEEYQNGTPRWRTDLYANSGTLMTHDESIALIKSLGAKFTPELKAAEVPMPFDGDYTQEKYATQMLQAYKTAGIPASDVFAQSFSLTDILFWVKTAPEFAAQAVYLEDRYEKLGLDPAKPETWKPSMTELKAQGVTILGPPIYAMLALNAEGKIVPSEYAKAAKSAGLDLIGWSLERDGPLNKGGAFYHSTVKAAIDRDGDTLTVLDVLAKQVGVRAMFSDWPGTTTFYASCMGMK, translated from the coding sequence ATGCCGACCCGCCCCCGCTCCGCAATATTGTCCGCGTTCTGGCTCCTGACCGCGATCCTTCCCGCGGCGGCGCAGACAATTGCGCTGCCAAGTGAAGCCCAGGTCGGGCCGCGGCCGTTCTATTTGGTCGACAAGATGAAGGACGGGCCGCTGAAGCAGCAGCTCAGCCAGTGCACCGGACCGTTTCACCGCACCGGTTTTTCCGTCGGCCATCGCGGCGCGGCGCTGCAATTCCCCGAACATAGCCGCGAAAGCTACATGGCGGCGGCCCGCATGGGCGCCGGCGTGATCGAATGCGATGTGACCTTCACCAAAGACCGCCAACTGGTCTGCCGGCATTCGCAATGCGACCTGCACAATACGACCAACATCCTGTCCGTTCCCGCGCTGGCCTCGAAATGTTCGCAAGGTTTCAGCCCCGCCGATCCGGCCACCGGCAAGAAAGCGTCGGCGAAGTGCTGCACCAGCGACATTACGCTCGCCGAATTCAAGTCGCTGACGGCGAAGATGGACGGCTTCAACCCGGACGCCAAAACGCCGGAGGAATACCAGAACGGTACGCCACGCTGGCGCACCGATCTCTACGCCAATTCCGGCACGCTGATGACCCATGACGAGAGCATCGCGCTGATCAAGAGCCTCGGCGCCAAATTTACGCCCGAGCTGAAGGCGGCCGAGGTGCCGATGCCGTTCGATGGCGACTACACCCAGGAGAAGTACGCGACGCAGATGCTGCAGGCCTACAAGACGGCCGGGATCCCGGCGAGCGACGTCTTCGCCCAGAGTTTCAGTCTCACCGACATCCTGTTCTGGGTGAAGACCGCCCCTGAATTCGCAGCGCAAGCCGTCTATCTCGAGGATCGCTACGAGAAGCTCGGCCTCGATCCCGCAAAGCCCGAGACCTGGAAGCCCTCGATGACGGAGCTGAAGGCGCAGGGCGTCACGATCCTCGGACCGCCGATCTACGCGATGCTGGCGCTGAACGCCGAAGGCAAAATCGTGCCGTCGGAATACGCCAAGGCCGCAAAGAGTGCCGGCCTCGATTTGATCGGATGGTCGCTGGAGCGCGACGGCCCGCTCAACAAGGGCGGCGCGTTCTATCACTCCACGGTCAAGGCCGCGATCGATCGCGACGGCGACACGCTGACGGTGCTCGACGTGCTCGCCAAACAGGTCGGCGTCCGCGCCATGTTCTCGGACTGGCCGGGGACCACGACATTCTATGCAAGTTGCATGGGGATGAAGTGA
- a CDS encoding RidA family protein, giving the protein MKREVIRVEPLASYLAKWNAPVSPVTRGNGMVFVSGFPPFDPATGEIIIGASIERQTEIVLEQMKLCLETSGTSLQNVMKCNIYCTSAKHFAIVNAIYARYFPVDPPARIFVCVPEWMGAFDIEIDCVAMM; this is encoded by the coding sequence ATGAAACGAGAAGTCATCCGCGTCGAGCCGTTGGCGTCCTATCTCGCAAAGTGGAACGCGCCGGTGTCGCCGGTCACGCGCGGCAACGGCATGGTGTTCGTTTCCGGATTTCCGCCGTTCGATCCCGCGACCGGCGAGATCATTATCGGCGCCTCGATCGAGCGCCAGACCGAGATCGTGCTCGAGCAGATGAAGCTCTGCCTGGAGACGTCAGGCACTTCGCTGCAGAACGTCATGAAGTGCAACATCTACTGCACGTCGGCGAAGCATTTTGCGATCGTCAACGCGATCTATGCGCGCTATTTCCCGGTCGATCCGCCCGCGCGCATTTTCGTCTGCGTGCCGGAGTGGATGGGGGCATTCGACATCGAGATCGATTGCGTGGCGATGATGTAG
- a CDS encoding amidase family protein, whose translation MAPKKTAKKAAPRPSAKPRPPKGPVWQWSAVETAAAIRAGAVSSVEVVEAHLARMRAVNPKLNAVVVDLSDEALKAAKAADSAAARRNPGLLHGVPITIKENADYAGRPNPNGVPAQMSIIAPSDAPVVRNLKKAGAIVIGLTNTPEFSFRGFTDNPLHGLTLNPWDPEITCGGSSGGAGSAVAAGIGTIAHGNDIGGSLRWPAHCNGVATIKPTQGRIPAYNESAATERPMLAHLMSAQGPLARSVGDVRLALEVMSARDPRDPWWVPAPLAGPKPKGPIKVALAKLPDDMDVDPSVHAALRTAADHLERSGYRVSEVEVPDINGVWHTWCDIITNETVTLQETAMLKVTSEDFHIAWNGIKGSANTLDLAGWMRATAARNSHIRAWQLFFEQYPVVLAPTTVKPTPGPREDAISGERAQEIFWNDLRFVSAINVLGLPSAVVPVALHAGKPIGVQLIAGRYREDLTLDAAAAIEKRVGMLVRQLWDRMG comes from the coding sequence ATGGCGCCGAAGAAGACTGCCAAGAAGGCCGCTCCGCGGCCCTCCGCCAAGCCGCGCCCGCCGAAGGGGCCGGTCTGGCAATGGTCCGCCGTGGAGACCGCGGCCGCGATCCGCGCCGGCGCGGTTTCCTCGGTCGAGGTGGTCGAGGCGCATCTTGCGCGGATGCGCGCGGTCAATCCGAAGCTCAACGCCGTCGTCGTCGATCTGTCCGATGAAGCGCTCAAGGCGGCGAAGGCCGCCGACAGCGCCGCAGCCAGACGAAACCCCGGCCTGCTGCACGGCGTCCCGATCACGATCAAGGAAAACGCCGACTATGCGGGGCGGCCCAACCCCAACGGCGTACCCGCGCAGATGAGCATCATCGCGCCTTCCGACGCGCCGGTCGTGCGCAACCTCAAGAAAGCAGGCGCCATCGTCATCGGCCTGACCAACACGCCCGAATTCTCGTTCCGCGGTTTTACCGACAACCCGCTGCACGGGTTGACGCTGAACCCGTGGGATCCCGAGATCACCTGCGGCGGCTCGTCCGGCGGCGCTGGTTCTGCGGTCGCGGCCGGCATCGGCACCATCGCGCACGGCAATGACATCGGCGGCTCCTTGCGCTGGCCGGCGCATTGCAACGGGGTCGCGACCATCAAGCCGACCCAGGGACGCATTCCCGCCTATAACGAGAGCGCCGCGACCGAGCGGCCGATGCTCGCGCATCTGATGTCGGCGCAGGGGCCGCTGGCGCGCAGCGTCGGCGACGTCAGGCTCGCACTGGAAGTCATGAGCGCGCGCGATCCGCGCGACCCGTGGTGGGTACCGGCTCCCTTGGCAGGGCCGAAACCGAAAGGGCCAATCAAGGTCGCGCTGGCGAAACTGCCTGATGACATGGACGTCGATCCTTCGGTGCATGCCGCGCTCCGAACGGCCGCCGACCATCTGGAACGATCCGGCTATCGCGTCAGCGAGGTCGAGGTCCCCGACATCAACGGCGTCTGGCACACCTGGTGCGACATCATCACCAACGAAACCGTGACGTTGCAGGAAACCGCGATGCTCAAGGTGACTTCGGAAGATTTCCACATCGCCTGGAACGGCATCAAAGGCTCGGCCAACACCCTCGACCTCGCGGGTTGGATGCGCGCGACCGCCGCCCGCAACAGCCATATCCGCGCTTGGCAATTGTTCTTCGAGCAATACCCGGTGGTGCTGGCGCCGACGACGGTAAAGCCGACGCCCGGCCCGCGCGAGGACGCGATCAGCGGCGAACGCGCGCAGGAGATTTTCTGGAACGACCTGCGTTTCGTTTCCGCCATCAACGTGCTCGGCCTGCCCTCTGCCGTGGTGCCGGTCGCGCTGCATGCGGGCAAGCCGATCGGCGTGCAGTTGATCGCGGGACGCTACCGCGAGGATCTCACGCTCGATGCCGCAGCCGCCATCGAAAAGCGCGTTGGAATGCTGGTGCGCCAACTCTGGGACAGGATGGGCTGA
- a CDS encoding tyramine oxidase, with product MKASTVWVKYLLAALLWLPAFAASAQDARPAHPLDALTAAELHQVKEILAADGKLGPKARVHAVDLDEPDKASVTAWRPGMALPRRAIAVVSEAGAVHEAAVDLAAGRVTGWQTVTGEPALLFEELNGMAALALADPRMVQGLAKRGFAPNQVFCLPLTAGNFGNKEDQGRRLIKMPCVGRPTGSNYWARQIEGLFATIDLKTRKVLDVSDSDVVPVSDDTGGYKETEIAAYGALRPESKPASVAQPGGDNIATEDGRIVWDMWRFHLRADKRPGPVLSMIEARDGARWRSVAYQMHLSEVFVPYMDADKAWYFRTYMDSGEYGFGNSLSPLRKGIDCPPYARFFPVTMPQDNGEPIQTPDAICVFERAIGDPAWRHFEIFEQSAQRLVPAEGRPASELVVRSASEVGNYDYLIDYVFHQDGSIRVAVGATGLDAVKGVASQSMKDATAADDTRQGTLIAPGLVAPFHSHYFNFRLDLDVDGAANDFMRERLVQKSLPKGSPRRSMYAVAHEMPAREKEARTRIESASPALYHFANNNVESALGHHPGYMLMPEGSYVHPLLSADDPPVKRNDYLHYQLSVTPYSPAERYAGGRYAMMSDGKDTLGAWTARNRPIANRDIVAWYTVGFHHITRMEDWPVMPTHWFGFTLMPHNFFASNPAMTIRNPK from the coding sequence ATGAAGGCATCGACTGTCTGGGTGAAGTATCTTCTGGCGGCCTTGTTGTGGCTTCCGGCATTCGCCGCTTCCGCCCAGGACGCGCGCCCCGCGCATCCGCTCGATGCGCTGACCGCAGCTGAACTTCACCAGGTCAAGGAAATTCTTGCCGCCGACGGCAAGCTCGGGCCAAAGGCGCGCGTTCATGCCGTCGATCTCGACGAGCCCGACAAGGCTAGCGTCACGGCGTGGCGTCCGGGCATGGCGTTGCCGCGGCGCGCGATCGCCGTGGTGAGCGAGGCGGGGGCTGTGCATGAGGCGGCCGTCGACCTTGCGGCCGGCCGCGTTACGGGATGGCAAACAGTCACCGGCGAGCCGGCGCTGCTGTTCGAGGAGCTCAACGGCATGGCCGCTTTGGCACTGGCGGATCCGCGCATGGTGCAGGGGCTGGCGAAGCGCGGGTTCGCGCCCAATCAGGTGTTTTGTTTGCCGCTGACGGCAGGCAATTTCGGCAACAAGGAAGATCAGGGGCGTCGATTGATCAAGATGCCCTGTGTCGGCAGGCCCACCGGCTCCAACTACTGGGCCCGTCAAATCGAAGGCCTGTTTGCGACCATCGATCTCAAAACCAGAAAAGTGCTCGACGTGTCAGACAGCGACGTCGTGCCGGTGTCTGACGATACCGGGGGCTACAAGGAAACCGAGATTGCCGCGTATGGCGCGCTGCGGCCGGAATCGAAACCGGCCAGCGTGGCCCAGCCCGGCGGCGACAACATCGCCACCGAAGACGGCCGCATTGTCTGGGACATGTGGCGTTTTCACCTGCGCGCCGACAAGCGGCCCGGGCCGGTGCTGTCGATGATCGAGGCACGCGATGGCGCGCGCTGGCGTTCGGTCGCCTACCAGATGCATCTGTCGGAAGTGTTCGTGCCCTACATGGACGCGGACAAGGCCTGGTACTTCCGGACCTATATGGACAGCGGCGAATACGGCTTTGGCAATTCGCTGAGCCCGTTGCGCAAGGGTATCGACTGTCCGCCTTACGCGCGCTTCTTCCCGGTCACCATGCCGCAGGACAATGGTGAGCCGATCCAGACACCGGACGCGATCTGCGTGTTCGAGCGCGCGATCGGCGATCCGGCCTGGCGGCATTTTGAAATTTTTGAGCAATCGGCGCAACGCCTGGTTCCGGCCGAGGGCCGCCCGGCGAGCGAACTCGTGGTGCGTTCGGCCTCCGAGGTCGGCAATTACGACTACCTGATCGACTACGTCTTCCACCAGGACGGCAGCATCCGCGTCGCCGTCGGCGCCACCGGTCTGGATGCCGTCAAGGGCGTGGCCAGCCAATCGATGAAGGACGCTACCGCCGCCGATGACACCAGGCAGGGCACACTGATCGCACCCGGGCTGGTGGCGCCGTTCCACAGCCATTATTTCAATTTCCGCCTCGATCTCGACGTCGACGGCGCCGCCAACGATTTCATGCGCGAACGATTGGTGCAGAAGTCGTTGCCCAAGGGCTCGCCGCGCCGCTCGATGTATGCGGTCGCGCACGAGATGCCGGCGCGGGAAAAGGAAGCCCGCACCCGCATCGAGTCGGCTTCGCCGGCGCTCTATCATTTCGCCAACAACAATGTGGAGAGCGCGCTCGGCCATCATCCCGGCTACATGCTGATGCCGGAAGGCAGCTACGTGCACCCGCTGCTATCAGCGGACGATCCGCCGGTGAAGCGCAACGACTATCTGCACTACCAGCTTTCCGTGACGCCCTATTCGCCGGCCGAGCGTTACGCCGGCGGGCGCTATGCCATGATGAGCGACGGCAAGGACACGCTGGGAGCCTGGACCGCGCGCAACCGGCCGATTGCAAACCGCGACATCGTCGCCTGGTACACGGTCGGCTTCCACCACATCACCCGGATGGAGGACTGGCCCGTGATGCCGACCCACTGGTTCGGCTTCACACTGATGCCGCATAATTTCTTTGCGTCGAACCCGGCAATGACGATCCGGAATCCGAAGTAA
- a CDS encoding CaiB/BaiF CoA-transferase family protein, which translates to MSALPLSGIKILDLTRVLAGPLSAQMLADLGAEVIKIERPEGGDDARAFGPPYLTDPEGKANNNNSFYLCANRGKKSVTVNIASPEGQDIIRELAKSCDVMMENYKVGDLKRYGLDYETIKKINPGIIYCSVTGFGQTGPYAPRAGYDAILQAMGGLMSVTGHIDGEPGAGPMKVGPSIVDYMTGMNSSIGILTALYHRDVKGGEGQHVDVCLFDTVIASLSHWLQIYLVNGQTPPRRGTWGNGGMPAGVFRCTDGELMLVVGNDGQFARTCAVLGAPELATDPRFVKNNDRVVHGKEIMAIFAGLFLKHSVTHWLEELEKAGVPSGPINSFEQVFADPHVQSRGMKIKVKHPFEPELAMIRNPLTFSGTPIKDYRAPPLLGADTKDVLATIGYDDAKVEALKKQKIV; encoded by the coding sequence ATGTCGGCTCTGCCACTTTCGGGCATCAAGATTCTCGACCTGACGCGCGTGCTTGCGGGCCCGCTGTCGGCGCAGATGCTGGCGGATCTCGGCGCCGAGGTGATCAAGATCGAACGGCCTGAAGGCGGCGACGATGCGCGCGCCTTCGGCCCGCCTTACCTCACCGATCCCGAGGGCAAGGCCAACAACAACAACTCGTTCTACCTGTGCGCCAACCGCGGCAAGAAATCCGTCACCGTCAATATCGCAAGCCCTGAGGGCCAGGACATCATCCGCGAACTCGCAAAATCCTGCGACGTGATGATGGAGAACTACAAGGTCGGCGATCTCAAGCGCTACGGCCTCGACTACGAGACCATCAAGAAGATCAACCCCGGCATCATCTATTGCTCCGTCACCGGCTTCGGCCAGACCGGACCCTATGCGCCGCGCGCCGGCTACGACGCGATCCTGCAGGCGATGGGCGGCCTGATGAGCGTCACCGGCCACATTGATGGAGAGCCCGGCGCCGGCCCGATGAAGGTCGGGCCTTCCATCGTCGACTACATGACCGGCATGAACTCCTCGATCGGCATTCTGACCGCGCTCTATCACCGCGACGTCAAAGGCGGCGAGGGGCAGCATGTCGATGTCTGCCTGTTCGACACCGTGATCGCCTCGCTGTCGCATTGGCTTCAGATATATCTCGTCAACGGCCAAACCCCGCCGCGGCGCGGCACCTGGGGCAATGGCGGCATGCCGGCCGGCGTGTTCCGCTGCACCGATGGCGAACTGATGCTGGTGGTCGGCAATGACGGCCAGTTCGCGCGCACCTGCGCCGTACTCGGCGCGCCCGAACTCGCGACCGATCCGCGCTTCGTCAAGAACAACGACCGCGTCGTGCACGGCAAGGAGATCATGGCGATCTTCGCCGGGCTGTTCCTGAAGCATTCGGTGACCCACTGGCTCGAAGAGTTGGAGAAGGCCGGCGTGCCCTCGGGGCCGATCAACAGTTTCGAGCAGGTGTTCGCCGATCCCCACGTCCAGTCGCGCGGCATGAAGATCAAGGTCAAGCATCCGTTCGAGCCTGAGCTGGCGATGATCCGCAATCCGCTGACGTTCTCCGGCACCCCGATCAAGGACTATCGCGCGCCGCCGCTGCTCGGCGCGGACACCAAGGACGTGCTGGCGACGATCGGCTATGACGACGCCAAGGTCGAGGCGCTGAAGAAGCAGAAGATCGTGTAG
- a CDS encoding fatty acid desaturase, whose amino-acid sequence MDQEPTHASTASASRALAHALAGYREPNSTRSTFEIAITAVPFVLIWVLMWAGLAEGYWICLVLALPAAGFLVRLFMIQHDCGHGSFFRHRMANDWVGRVIGVLTLTPYDVWRRAHTLHHAGAGNLDRRGIGDIDTLTVSEYRALSRRGRMLYRLYRHPVVMFGLGPAYVFILQQRLPTGGMRASWQAWLSAMATNAAIAVLVAAMIWLVGISLFLLVQLPITLLAASIGVWLFYVQHQFEDTFWERGESWNVHEAGLHGSSHYDLPGVLRWFTANIGVHHVHHLCSRIPYYRLPQVLRDHPQLVELGRLTLLRSLGCVRQVLWDERQRKLISFREMRALPTG is encoded by the coding sequence ATGGATCAAGAACCGACCCATGCCTCCACTGCGTCCGCGTCCCGCGCGCTGGCCCATGCGCTCGCCGGCTATCGCGAGCCGAATTCCACGCGCAGCACCTTCGAGATCGCGATCACGGCGGTGCCGTTCGTCCTGATCTGGGTGCTGATGTGGGCCGGGCTCGCGGAAGGCTACTGGATCTGTCTGGTGCTGGCGCTGCCGGCCGCGGGTTTTCTGGTGCGTCTGTTCATGATCCAGCACGATTGCGGCCACGGCTCGTTCTTCCGCCATCGCATGGCGAACGATTGGGTCGGCCGAGTCATCGGCGTGCTGACCTTGACGCCGTACGACGTCTGGCGGCGCGCCCACACTTTGCACCACGCAGGTGCCGGCAATCTCGACCGCCGCGGCATCGGCGACATCGATACCCTCACCGTGTCGGAATATCGCGCGCTCTCCCGGCGGGGCCGGATGCTCTACCGCCTGTACCGGCATCCGGTGGTGATGTTCGGTCTCGGTCCGGCCTATGTGTTCATCCTGCAGCAGCGATTGCCGACCGGCGGCATGCGCGCCAGTTGGCAGGCCTGGCTCAGCGCGATGGCGACGAACGCCGCGATCGCGGTGCTGGTGGCCGCCATGATCTGGCTGGTCGGCATAAGCCTATTCCTGCTGGTGCAGTTGCCGATCACGCTGCTCGCCGCCTCGATCGGCGTCTGGCTGTTCTACGTCCAGCACCAGTTCGAGGATACGTTCTGGGAGCGCGGCGAGAGCTGGAACGTTCACGAAGCGGGCCTGCACGGCAGCTCGCATTATGACCTGCCCGGCGTGCTGCGCTGGTTCACCGCCAATATCGGCGTGCACCACGTCCACCATCTGTGCAGCCGCATTCCCTATTATCGGCTGCCGCAGGTGTTGCGCGATCATCCGCAGCTCGTCGAGCTCGGCCGGCTCACCCTGCTGCGAAGCCTCGGCTGCGTGCGCCAGGTGCTGTGGGACGAACGGCAGCGCAAGCTGATCTCGTTCCGCGAGATGCGCGCTCTGCCGACCGGCTAG
- a CDS encoding DUF3551 domain-containing protein, whose translation MKRQRRRGRATSLALAALAIATVSLAGSAEAQTYDPNYPVCLQVYQGGMADYYFECAYTSIPQCQASASGRAAQCVVNPYYGKGKVAPRKKRVQTY comes from the coding sequence ATGAAACGGCAACGGCGGCGCGGGCGCGCGACATCACTGGCTTTGGCTGCTCTGGCAATCGCAACGGTGTCGCTCGCCGGTTCGGCAGAGGCCCAGACCTACGATCCGAACTACCCGGTCTGCCTTCAGGTCTATCAGGGCGGCATGGCCGACTACTACTTCGAATGCGCCTACACATCGATACCCCAGTGCCAGGCATCAGCCTCCGGCCGCGCGGCGCAGTGCGTGGTCAATCCGTATTACGGCAAGGGCAAGGTCGCGCCGCGCAAGAAGCGGGTGCAGACGTATTGA
- the cbbX gene encoding CbbX protein, translating to MSVSAVPSVAALQAGEISPAGQVDLRREFNEVGIGEVLDQLDRELIGLKPVKTRIREIASLLLIERIRKRMGLTSDGPTLHMSFTGNPGTGKTTVALRIASILHRLGFVRRGQVVSVTRDELVGQYIGHTAPKTKEILKKAMGGVLFIDEAYYLHRPDNERDYGQEAIEILLQVMESQREDLVVILAGYGDRMDKFFGSNPGFRSRIAHHIDFPDYADDELLAIAELMLGDMNYKFSLEARAAFVRYIALRKSQPLFSNARSIRNALDRMRLRQANRLVADLDRVLTAEDIMSLEESDVLASRVFSSGSGG from the coding sequence ATGAGCGTGTCGGCGGTCCCGTCCGTCGCAGCCTTGCAGGCTGGCGAGATTTCGCCGGCCGGGCAGGTCGACCTGCGCCGCGAGTTCAATGAGGTCGGAATCGGCGAGGTGCTCGATCAGCTCGACCGCGAATTGATCGGCTTGAAGCCGGTCAAGACCCGGATCCGCGAGATCGCCTCGCTGCTGCTGATCGAACGCATCCGCAAGCGGATGGGGCTGACCTCTGACGGGCCGACGCTGCACATGTCGTTCACCGGCAATCCCGGCACCGGCAAGACCACGGTGGCGCTGCGGATCGCCAGTATCCTGCACAGATTAGGCTTCGTGCGCCGTGGCCAGGTGGTGTCGGTGACGCGCGACGAACTGGTCGGGCAATATATCGGCCACACCGCGCCGAAGACGAAGGAAATATTGAAGAAGGCGATGGGCGGCGTGCTGTTCATCGACGAGGCCTATTACCTGCACCGGCCCGACAACGAGCGCGACTACGGCCAGGAGGCGATCGAGATCCTGCTGCAGGTGATGGAATCGCAACGCGAGGACCTGGTGGTGATCCTCGCCGGCTATGGCGACCGCATGGACAAGTTCTTCGGCAGCAATCCCGGCTTCCGCTCGCGCATCGCCCACCACATCGATTTCCCCGATTATGCCGACGATGAGTTGCTCGCGATCGCCGAATTGATGCTGGGGGACATGAACTACAAATTCAGCCTTGAGGCCCGTGCGGCGTTCGTCCGCTACATCGCGCTGCGCAAGAGCCAGCCGCTGTTCTCCAACGCCCGCTCGATCCGCAACGCGCTGGATCGGATGCGCCTGCGTCAGGCCAACCGCCTCGTCGCCGATCTCGACCGCGTGCTGACGGCTGAAGACATCATGTCGCTGGAGGAGTCGGACGTGCTGGCGAGCAGGGTGTTTTCGAGCGGCTCTGGCGGGTAG
- a CDS encoding ribulose bisphosphate carboxylase small subunit, with translation MRVTQGCFSFLPDLTDQQISAQVQYCLGKGWAVNIEFTDDPHPRNTFWEMWGLPMFDLRDAAGVMMELAECRKVYGDSYIRMSAFDSSPGWESVRMSFIVNRPKDEPGFRLERHEVEGRNIRYTTKSYAADRPEGVRYGGK, from the coding sequence ATGCGCGTTACCCAAGGCTGTTTTTCGTTCCTGCCCGATCTCACCGACCAGCAGATATCGGCGCAGGTTCAATACTGTCTCGGCAAGGGTTGGGCGGTGAACATCGAATTCACCGACGATCCGCATCCCCGCAACACCTTCTGGGAGATGTGGGGGCTGCCGATGTTCGACCTGCGCGATGCCGCCGGCGTCATGATGGAGCTCGCCGAATGCCGCAAGGTCTATGGCGACAGCTACATCCGGATGTCGGCATTCGACTCCAGCCCCGGCTGGGAGTCGGTGCGGATGTCCTTCATCGTCAACCGTCCGAAGGACGAGCCCGGTTTCCGGCTTGAACGGCATGAGGTCGAGGGCCGCAACATCCGCTACACCACCAAATCCTACGCGGCCGACCGTCCCGAGGGCGTTCGTTACGGTGGCAAATGA